Below is a window of Plasmodium gaboni strain SY75 chromosome 11, whole genome shotgun sequence DNA.
atttatttgttatttatttatttattttattttattttatttttttttttaaggaTAATGCCATTAAGGAATATGAAGAaacttataaaaaaggaatCGGTATGGGCATGAAGCTAGACATCCTCCTTACTATGATAAgaatttgtatattttataacGATGTTAAGAATTTAAAGAAATACTTAGAACAAGCTAGAACACAAATGGAGAAGGGAGGAGACTGggaaagaaaaaataaacttaaaatatatgaagcattaaattatattatgacAAGAAATTTTGCAGAAGCatcaaaaatattgatAGACGCAGCTTCTACATTTACAGCTACAGaaattatatcatatgaaaaaattatattctACGTCGTTATTCTTGGAATAGTAAACAAATAATAcaacacatatatatatatatatatatatatatattaatattattgtatatatacttatatatttttatcataaaaaaaataaaaataaaataaataacatagatagatacattttattaatatatatcacaATATGTATCTTTCACTTTGATATAAGCtaacatttatatatatattatatatattatatatattatatttatatgtttatttaattttatctTTAGATGACAGAAGAAAGAACCGTTTTGGACAAGAAGATTCTAAACAGTTCTGTAATTTTACAAATCACAAGCAGTGATGAAGATTTACACACTTATTTACATTCCTTTTATCATTGTGATTATCGAACTTTTATGGAGAAAACCATAAAGATTGCCATGAGAGTAAAAAGAGATAGATATTTAGGTAGGCATTACAGATATTTTATTAGAAATACTAGAGTAAGAGCTTACAAACAATTCTTAGAACCATTTAAAAATGTGACTCTTAAAAATATGGCTTTTGCTTTTGGAGTTAGTGAAGAATTTATTGAAAGTGaaatatcatcatttattGCAAATGGAAAATTAAACTGTAAAATTGATAAAGTCAATGGATCGATTGAGAGCAATCAACCAAATGAGAGAAACACAATGTATCAAAATACTATTAAAAAGGTATACTATGGttcatttaaaatatatatatatatatattttgtaaataatatgaaattGTGAAAGTGaccatatatatatatatatatatatatatatatgtatatgtattcattttatttt
It encodes the following:
- a CDS encoding putative 26S proteasome regulatory subunit RPN7, yielding MEDNKEENCELNKNSYPNFHLADLFYLLQLSNISINERNELLQSLFDEIKKNHMYPYYNYICHELNLNFDEEFYKSLKEKADEELNEIENKLSESAENFDSLDNKNDVLLKANFFCKISDKDNAIKEYEETYKKGIGMGMKLDILLTMIRICIFYNDVKNLKKYLEQARTQMEKGGDWERKNKLKIYEALNYIMTRNFAEASKILIDAASTFTATEIISYEKIIFYVVILGIMTEERTVLDKKILNSSVILQITSSDEDLHTYLHSFYHCDYRTFMEKTIKIAMRVKRDRYLGRHYRYFIRNTRVRAYKQFLEPFKNVTLKNMAFAFGVSEEFIESEISSFIANGKLNCKIDKVNGSIESNQPNERNTMYQNTIKKGDILLNRIQKLSRVIDM